In Desulfofundulus kuznetsovii DSM 6115, the following are encoded in one genomic region:
- a CDS encoding S8 family peptidase, which produces MKLFARHEKLSSIVLFKKPAFDGKELRREYQDLLQKHGATRIEPLPLVNGVVCNFSLGIQLQALREEEEVAVLEENLQVKLHPFEVQSKNIFLEQESYQIIPWGIHRIGADQLWSQATGEGMKVAVLDTGIDLHHPDLQENIAGGVNFVEPHLPPQDDNGHGSHVSGTIAAVKNNYGVVGAAPEAKLYAVKVLNHKGEGYFADVIRSLAWCLEQGIQVVNLSFGSNTPSQALHEIIRQVTGKGMIVVAAAGNDGTTRSVDYPAAYPEVVAVGAVDEKNRLASFSSQGPEINLVAPGTRVLSTGNGGLFWRLSGTSMATAHVSGTVALIWSMAPQLNAGQILRNLYSSAERLPDLSREQQGAGLVRADLASKKLSRRKGEELETSAMETTGADQVHEPGHRFPPLHFGPLFRGPVREE; this is translated from the coding sequence ATGAAGCTTTTTGCCCGCCATGAAAAACTCTCCAGCATAGTACTCTTTAAAAAACCCGCTTTTGACGGGAAGGAGTTGCGCAGGGAATACCAGGACCTTCTCCAAAAACACGGCGCCACCCGCATTGAACCTCTGCCTTTGGTAAACGGCGTAGTTTGCAATTTTTCCTTAGGGATTCAGTTGCAGGCCTTGAGAGAAGAGGAAGAAGTGGCTGTCCTGGAAGAAAATCTTCAGGTAAAACTGCATCCGTTCGAGGTGCAATCAAAAAACATCTTTTTGGAACAGGAGAGTTACCAGATCATCCCCTGGGGTATTCACCGCATTGGAGCCGACCAGCTCTGGTCCCAGGCCACGGGAGAAGGCATGAAAGTAGCCGTTTTGGATACGGGAATTGACCTGCACCACCCCGACTTACAGGAAAATATTGCCGGGGGCGTAAATTTTGTGGAACCCCACCTTCCCCCCCAGGATGATAACGGCCACGGCAGCCACGTGAGCGGTACAATTGCGGCCGTAAAAAACAACTATGGTGTGGTCGGTGCCGCTCCCGAAGCCAAACTTTACGCCGTAAAGGTTCTCAACCACAAGGGCGAAGGGTATTTCGCCGATGTAATCCGGTCTCTTGCGTGGTGCCTGGAACAGGGCATCCAGGTGGTTAACCTGAGCTTCGGCTCCAACACACCCAGCCAGGCCCTCCATGAGATCATCCGCCAGGTAACCGGCAAGGGAATGATTGTGGTAGCTGCAGCCGGCAATGACGGCACAACCCGTTCGGTGGACTATCCCGCAGCTTATCCGGAAGTAGTGGCGGTAGGTGCAGTGGATGAAAAGAACCGCCTGGCCTCCTTTAGCAGCCAGGGGCCGGAAATTAATCTGGTCGCCCCGGGAACCCGCGTACTTTCCACCGGAAACGGAGGGTTGTTCTGGCGATTAAGCGGTACCTCCATGGCTACTGCTCACGTCAGCGGGACAGTGGCCTTAATATGGTCCATGGCACCCCAGCTAAATGCCGGTCAAATCCTGCGTAACCTTTATTCATCGGCGGAAAGGCTGCCCGACCTGTCCCGTGAACAACAGGGAGCGGGGCTGGTACGGGCGGATCTGGCCAGCAAAAAACTAAGCCGGAGGAAAGGAGAAGAACTGGAAACCTCAGCAATGGAAACAACTGGTGCCGATCAGGTACATGAACCAGGCCACCGCTTTCCACCCCTGCACTTTGGCCCTTTGTTTCGGGGACCAGTGAGGGAAGAATAA
- a CDS encoding metal-dependent hydrolase — protein MKVTFLGHAAFFLEGEAKVLIDPFITGNPVATVRVEDLHPNLILVSHGHGDHLGDAIEIAKRSGATVVSVFELASYCSRQGAQAHGMHIGGSHQFGPVKVKLTPAWHGSGLITNGPAEYLGTPCGFVFTLDGKTIYHAGDTGLFGDMAMVGRLHPIDLALLPIGDNFTMGPEDALEAVHLIKPNLVIPMHYNTWPLIEQDPQEFKQAVEAQTPARVIILAPGESYEV, from the coding sequence ATGAAGGTTACCTTTTTGGGCCACGCAGCCTTTTTCCTGGAGGGAGAGGCCAAGGTATTAATCGATCCCTTTATTACCGGCAACCCGGTAGCCACCGTTCGGGTTGAAGATCTGCACCCGAACCTGATCCTGGTCAGCCACGGCCATGGCGATCACCTGGGGGATGCAATTGAAATTGCTAAAAGGTCCGGCGCAACGGTAGTTTCAGTTTTTGAACTGGCCAGTTATTGCAGCCGTCAAGGTGCACAGGCCCACGGCATGCACATCGGAGGGAGCCATCAATTTGGTCCGGTAAAAGTAAAATTAACGCCCGCCTGGCACGGCAGCGGACTGATTACCAACGGACCGGCTGAATATCTCGGCACTCCCTGCGGTTTTGTTTTTACCCTGGACGGAAAGACCATTTATCATGCCGGAGACACCGGGCTATTTGGGGACATGGCCATGGTGGGACGCCTGCATCCCATTGACCTGGCCCTGTTGCCCATCGGGGATAACTTTACCATGGGCCCCGAAGACGCCCTGGAAGCAGTACACCTGATTAAGCCAAACCTGGTCATTCCGATGCACTACAATACCTGGCCCCTGATTGAACAGGATCCCCAGGAATTCAAGCAGGCGGTGGAAGCACAAACACCGGCGCGGGTAATCATTCTCGCCCCGGGAGAGAGCTATGAAGTCTAA
- the meaB gene encoding methylmalonyl Co-A mutase-associated GTPase MeaB — MKDVASLMERFRGGDPRALARVISYLENEEPVVEHIMEQIYPLTGQAYIVGITGSPGAGKSSLVDRLTTLLRQKGETVGIVAVDPTSPFTGGALLGDRIRMQNHATDRGVFIRSMGTRGSLGGLAHTTGEVVKAMDAFGFSWIIVETVGVGQAELDIMHLADTTVVVLTPGTGDAIQTIKAGIMEIADVFAINKCDLPGANKIAAEVEMMLDMQGDRLNWRPPVVKTSTLDGRGVAELLAAIESHRKYLLQDKALGERRWFRARNETLEVAQYLWQRIITQELEYISPILDAVARREKDPYRGAREITRYLLEKYNQKLGSGFKIDTKEGKVGYNNL; from the coding sequence TTGAAGGATGTAGCAAGCCTTATGGAAAGATTTCGGGGCGGCGACCCCAGAGCACTGGCCCGGGTAATCAGTTACCTGGAAAATGAAGAGCCTGTGGTTGAACATATTATGGAACAGATTTATCCTCTAACGGGCCAGGCGTATATTGTGGGTATTACCGGTTCCCCGGGTGCAGGCAAAAGCTCCCTGGTGGACCGTCTCACAACCCTGTTGCGCCAGAAAGGGGAAACCGTAGGTATTGTGGCAGTGGATCCTACCAGTCCCTTTACTGGAGGGGCACTGCTGGGAGACCGTATAAGAATGCAAAACCACGCCACTGACCGGGGCGTATTCATACGGAGCATGGGTACCCGGGGGAGCCTCGGTGGACTGGCCCATACCACCGGGGAAGTGGTTAAAGCTATGGATGCTTTTGGCTTTTCCTGGATTATAGTGGAAACAGTGGGGGTGGGTCAGGCCGAACTGGATATTATGCACCTGGCCGATACCACTGTGGTGGTGTTAACCCCGGGGACAGGGGACGCCATTCAAACCATTAAGGCCGGTATTATGGAAATAGCCGATGTCTTTGCCATCAACAAGTGCGATTTACCGGGGGCAAACAAAATTGCCGCCGAAGTGGAAATGATGCTGGATATGCAGGGGGACCGTTTAAACTGGCGACCCCCGGTGGTAAAGACTTCTACCCTGGATGGACGGGGAGTAGCCGAACTGCTTGCGGCCATTGAAAGCCACCGGAAGTACCTGCTCCAGGATAAAGCCCTCGGGGAAAGACGCTGGTTCCGGGCGCGAAACGAGACCCTGGAAGTGGCGCAATACCTCTGGCAGCGCATTATCACCCAGGAGCTTGAGTATATCAGTCCCATTCTGGATGCGGTTGCCAGGAGGGAAAAAGATCCTTACCGGGGGGCACGGGAGATAACCAGATACCTGCTGGAGAAATATAACCAAAAACTGGGATCAGGGTTTAAAATAGATACCAAAGAAGGAAAGGTTGGGTATAATAACTTATAA
- the trxB gene encoding thioredoxin-disulfide reductase, translated as MYDVAIIGGGPAGLTAGIYAARAKLKSLLIERGMTGGLAATTEFIENYPGFSEGIGGPELMSRMEAQARRFGLEFLNSNVEALKKENLNFIVKTEDTEIAARTVIVATGAQPQRLNVRGEETFYGRGVSYCATCDGAFFKDKHVAVVGGGDAAVEEAMFLTKFATRVFIIHRRGELRATKIVQERARQNPRIEFIWHNVVEEITGKETVTGVRIKDVRTGQTSELPVDGVFIYIGYNPNSYIVKELVKLDERGYILTDANMQTSCPGLFAAGDVRQKSLRQVVTAVADGAIAAVSAEKYLEQNR; from the coding sequence ATGTACGATGTAGCCATTATCGGAGGTGGCCCGGCAGGCTTAACGGCCGGGATTTATGCTGCACGAGCAAAACTCAAAAGCCTGTTAATTGAACGGGGTATGACTGGTGGCCTGGCAGCCACCACGGAATTTATCGAAAATTATCCGGGTTTTAGCGAAGGCATTGGGGGCCCGGAACTGATGAGCCGGATGGAAGCCCAGGCCAGGCGTTTTGGCCTGGAATTCCTTAATTCCAATGTTGAGGCCCTCAAAAAAGAAAACCTGAACTTCATAGTAAAGACAGAGGACACTGAGATCGCGGCCCGTACGGTCATTGTAGCCACCGGGGCGCAACCCCAAAGGTTAAACGTCAGAGGTGAAGAAACTTTTTATGGCCGGGGTGTCTCTTATTGTGCCACCTGTGACGGGGCCTTTTTTAAAGACAAACACGTGGCGGTAGTGGGCGGTGGAGACGCGGCAGTAGAGGAGGCCATGTTTTTAACCAAATTTGCCACCCGGGTGTTTATCATTCACCGGCGCGGTGAATTAAGAGCCACCAAAATCGTACAAGAGCGGGCCCGGCAAAACCCGCGCATAGAATTTATCTGGCACAACGTAGTGGAAGAAATCACAGGCAAGGAAACCGTAACCGGTGTACGCATTAAAGACGTCCGCACCGGCCAAACCAGCGAATTGCCCGTTGATGGGGTGTTCATTTACATTGGATACAACCCCAATTCTTATATAGTGAAAGAACTTGTTAAGCTGGATGAACGGGGCTATATCCTCACCGACGCAAATATGCAGACTAGCTGTCCCGGCCTGTTTGCCGCGGGCGACGTTCGGCAAAAGTCCCTGCGCCAGGTAGTTACCGCCGTAGCCGATGGCGCCATTGCGGCAGTCAGTGCGGAAAAGTACCTGGAACAAAACCGGTAA
- a CDS encoding ABC transporter ATP-binding protein — MILQVKDLEVYYGSIRALQGISFYVEKGEIVTLIGANGAGKSTTLRTISGLLIPRQGEIYFQGQKINRTPAHQIVRMGISHVPEGRQIFPNLTVMENLLMGAYTRRNRSEVQESLEEVLNRFPRLRERAKQLAGTLSGGEQQMLAMGRGLMSKPTLLILDEPSMGLSPLLVEEIFEIIKNINQQGTTVLLVEQNAYMALQIAHRAYVLETGRIVLSGTSAEIQANPQIRSAYLGEVEEGA; from the coding sequence TTGATCCTGCAAGTAAAAGATCTGGAAGTTTATTACGGTTCCATCCGGGCATTACAGGGGATTTCCTTTTACGTCGAGAAGGGGGAAATAGTTACCCTTATCGGAGCCAATGGCGCAGGGAAATCCACCACCCTGCGTACCATCTCGGGGTTGTTAATTCCCCGCCAGGGAGAAATATATTTCCAGGGCCAAAAAATAAATCGCACCCCGGCCCACCAGATAGTGAGAATGGGTATTTCCCACGTGCCGGAAGGGCGGCAAATATTCCCCAATCTCACCGTCATGGAAAACCTCTTGATGGGAGCCTACACCCGCCGCAACCGGTCCGAGGTACAGGAAAGCCTGGAAGAAGTACTGAACCGTTTTCCCCGTTTACGGGAACGGGCCAAACAGCTGGCAGGCACCCTGTCCGGCGGGGAGCAACAAATGCTGGCCATGGGCCGGGGATTGATGAGCAAACCCACTTTGCTTATTCTGGACGAACCGTCCATGGGCCTGTCGCCCCTGCTGGTAGAAGAGATCTTTGAAATTATCAAGAATATCAACCAGCAGGGAACTACTGTACTCCTGGTGGAACAAAATGCCTATATGGCCTTGCAGATAGCTCACCGGGCGTACGTGCTGGAAACAGGCCGCATTGTCTTAAGCGGTACCTCAGCAGAAATACAGGCCAATCCACAAATTCGCAGCGCCTATCTGGGCGAAGTGGAGGAGGGGGCATAA
- a CDS encoding ABC transporter ATP-binding protein, producing MPVLEISNLSKAFGGLKAVNNFSLSLDEGEIVGLIGPNGAGKTTIFNLITGLYKPTAGTIHFCGEDITGLPPFKISQRGIARTFQNIRLFKGNTVLDNVRAVFHPRIKYNFFDALLRTPRYNAEEARVTREAMELLEALNLAHRANEKAANLAYGDQRRLEIARALATHPTLLLLDEPAAGMNPAEVKRMVELVRYIKERFKLTVLLIEHQMGMVMNLCERLVVMDFGQIIATGTPLEIRNNPVVLEAYLGKGATVA from the coding sequence ATGCCGGTTCTGGAAATTAGTAACCTGTCCAAAGCCTTTGGCGGCCTCAAAGCAGTGAACAATTTTAGCTTAAGTCTGGATGAGGGAGAGATTGTCGGCCTCATTGGCCCCAACGGTGCGGGCAAAACCACAATTTTCAATTTGATCACCGGCCTTTACAAACCAACCGCTGGTACCATACATTTTTGTGGAGAAGATATTACAGGCTTACCACCTTTTAAAATTTCCCAGCGGGGCATAGCTAGGACATTTCAAAATATTCGCCTTTTCAAGGGAAACACGGTGCTGGACAATGTGCGGGCAGTGTTTCATCCCCGCATTAAATATAACTTTTTTGATGCCCTTTTACGAACGCCCCGGTATAACGCTGAAGAAGCAAGGGTTACCCGGGAAGCAATGGAACTGCTGGAGGCATTGAACCTGGCTCACCGGGCAAATGAAAAAGCAGCCAACCTGGCTTACGGGGATCAACGGCGGTTGGAAATTGCCCGGGCGCTGGCCACGCACCCCACACTGCTGCTCCTGGACGAACCGGCGGCGGGAATGAACCCGGCGGAAGTGAAGCGCATGGTGGAATTAGTCCGCTACATCAAGGAGAGATTCAAACTGACGGTATTACTAATTGAACACCAGATGGGTATGGTTATGAACCTGTGCGAGCGGCTTGTGGTCATGGACTTTGGACAAATTATTGCAACAGGTACGCCCCTGGAAATCCGAAACAACCCGGTGGTTTTGGAGGCCTACCTGGGCAAGGGGGCGACGGTGGCTTGA
- a CDS encoding branched-chain amino acid ABC transporter permease, protein MKLSRNTFFFFAGAAVSFALVKAMQFSGMLTPYWQLVLDQALIIVIGALGLSIIYGFTGQFSLGHAAFYGLGAYTAGALDKVYGNGNMLFFFLSLLAGATVAGLVALLIGLPILRLRSDYLGIATLGFGIIVRVGMENGNKLFPVLGGATGMSGTPQVAHFDLIFILTLIVILLVRNFIFSTYGRACTSIREDEIAADVMGIDTTRYKVMAFVLGCALAGLAGGIYAHRYPFLHPASFDFLKSFDFLLIVVLGGLGSMTGTIVTAVGWVFLLEVLRVVLGQNFIDWRGVIYALILVVSIIVRPQGLFSGKELRLLVPDHLKMVTGKEHTHAGSGN, encoded by the coding sequence ATGAAATTATCACGCAATACGTTTTTCTTCTTTGCAGGGGCAGCGGTCTCCTTTGCCCTGGTCAAAGCCATGCAATTTAGTGGAATGCTTACTCCCTACTGGCAACTGGTGCTGGACCAGGCGCTGATTATTGTCATCGGTGCCCTGGGGCTTTCCATCATTTACGGCTTCACCGGGCAGTTTTCCCTAGGCCATGCAGCTTTTTACGGTCTGGGAGCTTATACGGCCGGAGCCCTGGACAAGGTCTATGGAAACGGCAACATGCTGTTTTTCTTTCTATCCCTTCTGGCCGGAGCTACGGTAGCAGGTCTGGTAGCATTGCTGATCGGCCTGCCCATTTTAAGGTTGCGTTCCGACTACCTGGGCATCGCCACCCTCGGGTTTGGTATTATTGTTAGAGTAGGCATGGAAAACGGCAACAAGCTGTTCCCGGTGCTGGGTGGAGCCACGGGGATGAGCGGCACACCCCAGGTAGCCCACTTCGATCTGATCTTTATCTTGACACTGATTGTAATTCTGCTGGTGCGTAATTTCATTTTTTCTACTTACGGTCGTGCCTGCACCTCCATCCGGGAAGATGAAATTGCTGCCGATGTAATGGGCATTGATACCACCCGTTACAAGGTCATGGCCTTTGTCCTGGGCTGTGCCTTAGCGGGCCTGGCCGGAGGCATTTACGCCCACCGTTATCCCTTTTTGCACCCGGCCAGTTTTGATTTCCTGAAATCCTTTGACTTCCTCCTCATTGTGGTGCTGGGCGGGCTGGGAAGCATGACGGGCACTATTGTCACGGCAGTGGGCTGGGTCTTCTTGCTGGAAGTTTTGCGTGTGGTCCTGGGACAAAACTTTATTGACTGGCGCGGAGTTATTTACGCCCTCATTCTAGTCGTTTCGATTATCGTTAGACCCCAGGGTCTTTTCAGCGGCAAGGAATTGCGGTTATTAGTCCCTGATCATCTGAAAATGGTGACCGGAAAGGAGCACACCCATGCCGGTTCTGGAAATTAG
- a CDS encoding branched-chain amino acid ABC transporter permease: MEHFLEQVLNGLQLGLMYALIALGYTMVYGVVQLINFAHGDVFMVGAFLGYFGFAVWGLPLPVAILTAMVACALLGVIIERVAYRPLRYAPKIAALISAIGVSLFLEYFSSLKFVFGPNYRVVPRPFPEVHWNIAGLSVSNIQVIVFVVVLFMLILLQILIYRTKTGMAMRTVAVDHNAARLMGVNVDTTISITFAIGSAFAALGGVLYAIAYPQIHPFMGIMPGLKAFTAAVLGGIGIIPGAVLGALIMGQVETLTSAYISSQMRDAIAFAILILVLLFRPTGLLGRTETEKV; the protein is encoded by the coding sequence GTGGAGCATTTCCTGGAACAGGTGTTGAACGGCTTACAACTGGGACTCATGTACGCCCTGATTGCCCTGGGCTACACCATGGTTTACGGAGTGGTGCAGCTGATTAACTTCGCCCACGGTGATGTCTTTATGGTGGGGGCTTTTCTCGGCTACTTTGGCTTTGCCGTATGGGGGTTGCCCCTGCCCGTGGCCATACTTACGGCCATGGTGGCCTGTGCCCTGCTTGGGGTGATCATTGAACGGGTAGCTTACCGTCCCTTGCGTTACGCCCCGAAAATTGCCGCCCTGATTAGCGCCATCGGTGTATCGCTCTTTTTAGAGTACTTCAGCAGCCTTAAGTTCGTATTTGGCCCCAATTACCGGGTGGTGCCGCGACCTTTTCCTGAAGTACACTGGAATATTGCAGGCCTCTCCGTCAGCAATATTCAAGTGATTGTTTTTGTGGTTGTTCTGTTCATGCTTATCCTGCTCCAAATACTAATTTACCGTACGAAAACTGGTATGGCCATGCGCACGGTGGCCGTGGATCATAACGCCGCCCGGCTGATGGGCGTAAATGTGGATACCACCATATCCATTACCTTTGCCATCGGGTCGGCCTTTGCCGCCCTGGGAGGCGTTTTATACGCCATTGCCTATCCCCAAATTCACCCCTTCATGGGTATCATGCCCGGTTTAAAGGCCTTTACCGCCGCCGTACTGGGCGGAATCGGGATCATTCCGGGAGCAGTACTGGGCGCGCTTATAATGGGTCAGGTGGAAACCCTGACTTCCGCCTATATATCTTCCCAAATGCGAGACGCCATTGCCTTTGCCATTTTGATTCTGGTTCTCCTATTCCGGCCTACGGGGCTGTTGGGCCGTACGGAAACAGAAAAAGTATAA
- a CDS encoding ABC transporter substrate-binding protein — MRKKLWSILLVVVLSLALVVTGCGSQGKTGTQGASGEKVIKIGFIAPLTGDVKTFGESAQKGFDLALEQAGYKAGDFKIEPVKADDRNDATEAVNVATKLITQDGVKAIVGSLTSLTTIPISKFANDNKVVLITGTATSPKVTVDEGKRKEYIFRACFIDPTQGTVAAKFALEELKLKTAAILYDQGNDYTIGLANNFKEAFTAGGGQVLAMEAYAKNDTDFSAVLTNIAKKNPDILYLPDYYQKVSLIGKQARDKGIKAVFIGGDGWDSSDLDYKTMEGGYFTNHYSAQDPRPEVQNWVKQFKEKYGQEPDAFATLTYDATNLLLNAIKTANSDDPAKIKEALQNIKDFSIVSGEKVSFDENGNPIKPVTILKIEGGKQKFVTAIKPN; from the coding sequence GTGCGTAAGAAATTATGGTCCATCCTTTTAGTTGTAGTGCTCAGTTTGGCCCTGGTGGTTACGGGCTGTGGCAGCCAGGGTAAAACGGGGACCCAAGGCGCCTCGGGGGAAAAGGTAATCAAGATCGGGTTTATTGCCCCCTTGACCGGCGATGTAAAGACCTTTGGCGAATCGGCCCAGAAAGGTTTTGACCTAGCTTTAGAACAGGCCGGTTACAAGGCAGGGGATTTTAAAATTGAACCCGTAAAAGCTGATGATCGTAACGACGCCACGGAAGCTGTCAACGTTGCCACCAAACTGATTACCCAGGATGGCGTCAAGGCCATTGTAGGTTCCCTTACTTCCTTAACCACCATTCCTATTTCCAAGTTTGCCAATGATAACAAGGTGGTCTTGATTACCGGCACGGCCACCAGCCCCAAGGTTACTGTAGACGAGGGCAAGCGCAAAGAATATATCTTCCGGGCCTGTTTCATTGACCCCACCCAGGGTACTGTGGCAGCCAAGTTTGCCCTGGAAGAACTCAAGCTAAAAACTGCCGCCATCCTTTATGACCAGGGTAACGACTATACCATTGGCCTGGCCAACAACTTCAAGGAAGCCTTCACTGCCGGCGGAGGACAGGTACTGGCCATGGAAGCCTATGCCAAGAATGATACCGATTTCTCCGCAGTGCTGACCAACATTGCCAAGAAAAATCCCGACATTCTCTACCTGCCGGACTACTACCAGAAGGTCAGTCTAATTGGTAAACAGGCCAGGGATAAAGGCATCAAGGCCGTATTTATCGGCGGCGATGGTTGGGACTCCAGCGACCTGGATTACAAGACCATGGAGGGCGGTTATTTCACCAACCACTACTCCGCACAAGATCCCAGGCCCGAGGTACAAAATTGGGTCAAGCAGTTTAAGGAAAAATACGGTCAGGAACCCGACGCCTTTGCTACTCTGACCTACGACGCCACCAACCTGCTGCTCAATGCCATTAAAACCGCGAATAGCGATGACCCGGCCAAGATCAAAGAAGCCTTGCAGAACATCAAGGACTTCTCCATCGTAAGCGGCGAGAAAGTTTCCTTTGACGAGAACGGCAACCCGATTAAGCCGGTAACCATACTCAAAATTGAGGGCGGCAAGCAGAAGTTCGTCACGGCCATCAAGCCCAATTAA
- a CDS encoding MTAP family purine nucleoside phosphorylase, whose protein sequence is MSAPDIPRVEFAIIGGSSTFSLNFPQDLGAPDVQVLAENLVFPTPYGDSPPLKLFTLGEKKVLTAKMHGWRRGISRGRASQQLFWVLREAGVKRILAEGGVGSINHLLKPRDILVPSDYLDFSMRKDVGLDGEFLLTMRQPVCPVLRDALINAAEKSTPGRGRIFDRGIYAVTDGRHFESPAEIAMLGRLGADIVGQSMCPEVYLAREIGACYGRVDIVTNYAEGVVREWEHRELADIFYHEAHRMGCILLEAMRQIDARQECGCADLRHPTLLKE, encoded by the coding sequence GTGTCCGCACCAGACATCCCACGGGTGGAGTTTGCCATCATTGGCGGGTCAAGTACCTTTAGCTTAAATTTCCCTCAAGACCTGGGTGCTCCCGATGTCCAGGTTCTGGCTGAAAACCTGGTTTTCCCCACGCCCTACGGGGACAGTCCTCCCTTAAAGTTGTTTACCCTCGGGGAGAAAAAAGTGTTAACCGCAAAAATGCACGGCTGGCGCCGGGGGATAAGCCGGGGCAGGGCCTCCCAACAACTGTTCTGGGTGCTGCGGGAAGCAGGTGTAAAGAGAATTTTGGCCGAGGGCGGGGTAGGATCCATCAACCACCTGCTTAAGCCCCGGGATATTCTGGTTCCCTCGGATTACCTGGACTTTTCCATGCGCAAAGACGTGGGCCTCGATGGTGAATTCCTGCTCACCATGCGCCAGCCCGTTTGCCCCGTCCTCCGGGACGCCCTGATCAACGCGGCCGAAAAAAGTACCCCGGGACGGGGGCGTATTTTCGACCGGGGGATTTATGCCGTTACCGACGGACGTCATTTTGAAAGCCCGGCCGAGATAGCCATGCTCGGACGTTTAGGAGCTGATATAGTGGGGCAGAGCATGTGCCCCGAAGTTTATCTGGCCAGGGAAATTGGTGCCTGCTACGGCCGGGTGGATATAGTGACCAACTACGCCGAGGGTGTGGTCAGGGAATGGGAGCACCGGGAACTGGCCGACATTTTTTATCATGAAGCGCACCGCATGGGGTGCATTCTCCTGGAGGCTATGCGCCAAATCGATGCCCGGCAGGAATGTGGTTGTGCAGATTTACGCCATCCTACCCTGCTCAAGGAATAA
- a CDS encoding class I SAM-dependent DNA methyltransferase, whose protein sequence is MVMHCYAGLARIYDFLVAGVDFEGWADYLEEILRRFNHHPRTILDLACGTGNTTLPLARRGYRVMGLDLSPAMVAIAREKAAKQGLAVNFFTADMRSFQLNEPVDLITCFHDGLNYLADYRDLERTFQQVKNNLTPGGMFIFDLNAIQWLAGTTPEVTVVDEPDLTLIWQSCYRPVNCSWEVQLTAFVREGEYYYKFTEQHREYGYTPEQIQQALQAAELKHLASYDAFSFNPIHTESRRHFYIAQRS, encoded by the coding sequence ATGGTCATGCATTGTTATGCCGGTCTGGCACGGATTTACGATTTTTTAGTGGCCGGGGTGGACTTTGAGGGCTGGGCCGATTACCTGGAAGAAATTCTACGGCGATTTAACCATCACCCCCGTACGATCCTTGATCTAGCGTGCGGTACAGGGAATACCACCCTGCCCCTGGCCCGCAGGGGTTACCGGGTCATGGGGTTGGATCTCTCCCCGGCCATGGTAGCCATTGCCAGGGAAAAGGCTGCAAAACAGGGTTTGGCGGTAAATTTCTTTACCGCAGATATGCGTTCTTTCCAGCTTAATGAACCGGTAGACTTGATTACCTGCTTCCATGATGGATTAAACTATCTAGCAGACTACAGGGATCTGGAAAGGACCTTTCAACAGGTGAAAAACAACCTTACGCCCGGCGGCATGTTCATTTTTGATTTAAATGCCATTCAATGGTTGGCCGGCACCACCCCTGAAGTAACCGTAGTGGACGAACCGGATTTGACCCTAATCTGGCAGAGCTGTTACCGGCCCGTGAATTGCAGCTGGGAAGTTCAGCTCACCGCCTTTGTCCGGGAAGGGGAATACTATTATAAATTTACCGAACAACACCGGGAGTACGGCTACACACCGGAGCAGATACAGCAGGCCTTGCAAGCCGCGGAGCTTAAGCACCTCGCTTCCTACGATGCCTTTTCCTTTAACCCCATTCATACAGAAAGCCGGCGTCATTTTTATATTGCCCAAAGGAGTTGA